From Bacillus sp. Bos-x628, the proteins below share one genomic window:
- the rseP gene encoding RIP metalloprotease RseP, with product MFVNTVIAFIIIFGTLVFFHELGHLIMAQRAGILCREFAIGFGPKIFSFKRKETVYTIRLLPIGGFVKMAGEDPEVIEIKPGHTVGLLFNEQNEVEKIILNNKEKYPDALVIEVEQIDLDHAMRISGYEAGKEDILTGYNVSQTSFYIADGEEIQIAPYNRQFGSKTVWQRIKAIAAGPIMNFILAYVILVALGFIQGVTVDEPVLGKLTQDGRAAKAGLMEGDHIASINGDKMNSWTEIVQTVQKNPEKKINVVIDRNGKESTVQVVPEAVKTEGKTIGRFGSYPPTENGFLKVISSSGMTVVSTAGLILTNLQKIVTGQFSLDMLSGPVGIYDMTGEVAKQGALTLMQFAAFLSINLGIVNLLPIPALDGGRLLFLFVEAIRGKPMNREKEALVVFIGVAFLMLLMLVVTWNDIQRLFL from the coding sequence ATGTTCGTGAATACAGTGATTGCGTTTATTATTATTTTTGGAACGCTCGTTTTTTTCCACGAGCTTGGCCATTTAATTATGGCGCAGCGCGCAGGCATTTTGTGCCGCGAGTTCGCAATTGGTTTTGGACCGAAGATTTTTTCCTTTAAACGAAAAGAAACCGTTTATACCATTAGGCTTCTGCCAATCGGTGGATTTGTCAAAATGGCTGGAGAGGATCCTGAAGTTATTGAAATTAAACCAGGTCATACAGTGGGGCTCTTATTTAATGAGCAAAATGAAGTAGAAAAAATCATTTTAAATAATAAAGAGAAATACCCTGATGCTCTAGTCATTGAAGTTGAGCAAATTGATTTAGATCATGCCATGAGAATCTCAGGGTATGAAGCTGGAAAAGAAGACATATTGACAGGCTACAATGTGAGTCAAACAAGCTTCTATATTGCAGATGGTGAAGAAATTCAAATTGCCCCATATAATCGTCAATTCGGTTCAAAAACAGTATGGCAGCGTATTAAAGCCATCGCTGCTGGGCCGATCATGAACTTTATCTTGGCATACGTGATTTTAGTTGCTCTTGGATTTATTCAAGGTGTGACGGTGGATGAACCTGTACTCGGAAAACTGACGCAAGATGGTCGTGCGGCAAAGGCTGGGCTCATGGAGGGCGATCATATTGCTTCGATTAACGGGGATAAAATGAATTCTTGGACAGAGATCGTTCAAACCGTTCAAAAGAACCCTGAGAAAAAAATAAATGTCGTCATTGACCGAAATGGCAAAGAAAGTACTGTACAAGTTGTACCAGAAGCAGTGAAGACAGAAGGAAAGACTATTGGCCGTTTTGGATCGTATCCGCCAACGGAAAATGGATTCTTGAAAGTCATCTCATCTTCAGGAATGACTGTTGTATCCACTGCTGGTCTCATTTTAACGAACTTGCAAAAAATTGTCACAGGACAATTTTCACTTGATATGCTATCGGGTCCTGTCGGTATATATGACATGACAGGCGAAGTTGCCAAACAAGGAGCATTAACATTAATGCAGTTTGCTGCTTTCCTTAGTATCAACTTAGGGATCGTGAACTTATTACCAATCCCGGCATTAGATGGAGGACGGTTATTGTTCCTATTCGTCGAAGCTATTCGCGGCAAACCAATGAATCGTGAGAAAGAGGCACTTGTTGTATTTATTGGTGTAGCTTTCCTCATGCTGTTAATGCTTGTCGTCACGTGGAATGACATCCAGCGATTATTTTTATAA